The genomic stretch GAGCATGTAAGTTATCCTGTTTGTTATTGATGATTGTTGTAGACCTGGGATTTCTGTCTATGGCTTGACTGATACTGGTATTCAGGAAGAAGGCACGATCCACTAGTGCAACATTCCTCATGGAATCACTCCATTCTTACTGTGGATGGTGCTCTTCTGGATTAGTTTTTTTCTTCCTTGAGGCTAGCATGAGTCTACTTCGTGGACATACATCCTAGCTCCAGAACAGCATCTGAGCAAGGATCTTCTTTCCCAACACTGGCATTAGTTGATCCATGTACATTTATTTTATGTTCTCTTGACGATTCCCTCTTAAGGTGGTTCTAATATATACAACTGTAACAAATGTTGTTATAAATTGCACACAGGTTATTGGTAACTCTTGTGTTGCAGTTGTGACATGTATTGCCATATTGTATTTATGGTTGGTTGATCTTATAAAGATGGAGATGCTTTTATGTGCAACATTCTTATTATGGGCGTAACTAACAAGTGACTGGCCAGTTGTTAGTGTGATGTAGCGACTGCCTCCCCTGTTCAACATCATCCATTTTGGGGCTTACTTTGCTACATATTTGTCATGCTGTTTATTTACATGCTGGTGAACATGGCGTCTGTGGTGCCTGCGGGACTCCATGTTCCCATTTGGGATTTACTGAAGTTCACTTAGAGCACTGTCAGTGTTCCTTATTTCTGCTGTTGGATAGGCTTTTAATGGTTGCTATATTCTTGGTTGCAGGTCTGCGACGAGCTTGAGGACATGATGGAAGAAGGTGGTATACTGGTAGATTACCATGGATGCGATTTCTTTCCGGAGCGTTGGTTTGACCTAGTAGTTGTGCTCCAGACTGACAACTCAATTCTGCATGATCGCTTGACCAGCAGGTAATTCAAGTGAAATTTCTACGGAACCACTCATTCAGAACAACTGACATGCCACGGTCATTATGTCTGACAGAATCTTATTCGCAGAGGTTATACGGGTTCCAAGCTCTCAAACAACATAGAGTGCGAGATCTTCCAAGTGCTCCTGGAGGAAGCGAGGGAGAGCTACAAAGAGGACATTGTGACGCCCTTGCGAAGCGACAATGTGGAGGATATTAGTAGGAATGTGGGTACATTGACAGACTGGGTAAACAACTGGAGACCATCCTGATGAGTTAGTTGACATGTTAAACCTATGTGGTGCCCTTGGGGTAGTGCTGCCTCCGAAAAGAAATGTTATTGACTTCGAGCATATCCTCTGTGTATTGACTTGTATTGTTTTAACAACCGGAGACCATCCTGATGAGCTAGTTGACCTGTTAAACCTATATGGTCTGCTAGGGGAAGTGCTGCCTCCGAAAAGAAATGTTGTTCACTTGAATTATATGCTTTATGTTGATTTGTATATTGTTTTATAACAAGAT from Setaria italica strain Yugu1 chromosome II, Setaria_italica_v2.0, whole genome shotgun sequence encodes the following:
- the LOC101753046 gene encoding adenylate kinase isoenzyme 6 homolog; translation: MAVANGGASRRSRPNVLVTGTPGTGKTTTCSLLSEAAGLRHVNIGDLVREKSLHDGWDDDLECHVINEDLVCDELEDMMEEGGILVDYHGCDFFPERWFDLVVVLQTDNSILHDRLTSRGYTGSKLSNNIECEIFQVLLEEARESYKEDIVTPLRSDNVEDISRNVGTLTDWVNNWRPS